One window of the Clupea harengus chromosome 20, Ch_v2.0.2, whole genome shotgun sequence genome contains the following:
- the LOC116225249 gene encoding microfibril-associated glycoprotein 4-like: MQVFQRRVDGTVNFIRPWNQYKDGFGNASSEYWLGLESQHQLTTNREHELRVDMEDFEDNRVFARYSSFAVGSEIEGYKLTVGGFNNGGAGDSLAYHNGQKFTTFDKDQDSHHTNCANIYFGGYWYVSCHVSNPNGLYLWGNTSHSAVGVNWRAFKGYHYSLKSITMKIRPVA, encoded by the exons ATGCAGGTGTTTCAGAGGAGAGTGGATGGTACAGTGAACTTCATCAGGCCCTGGAACCAGTACAAGGACGGGTTTGGGAACGCCTCTAGCGAGTACTGGCTGG GATTAGAGTCACAACACCAGCTCACCACCAACAGGGAGCACGAGCTGAGAGTGGACATGGAGGACTTTGAGGACAACAGGGTTTTTGCCAGGTACTCCTCCTTCGCTGTCGGATCAGAGATAGAGGGGTACAAGCTGACTGTCGGTGGCTTCAACAACGGAGGCGCTG GAGACTCTTTGGCTTACCACAATGGGCAAAAGTTCACCACGTTTGACAAGGACCAAGACAGCCATCATACAAATTGTGCCAACATTTATTTCGGGGGCTACTGGTATGTCAGTTGCCATGTTTCCAATCCCAATGGCCTTTACTTGTGGGGCAATACAAGCCACTCTGCTGTTGGTGTGAATTGGCGTGCCTTTAAAGGATACCATTATTCACTGAAATCCATCACTATGAAGATTAGACCTGTGGCTTAG